A region of Sugiyamaella lignohabitans strain CBS 10342 chromosome A, complete sequence DNA encodes the following proteins:
- the SEC9 gene encoding Sec9p (t-SNARE protein required for secretory vesicle-plasma membrane fusion; similar to but not functionally redundant with Spo20p; interacts non-exocyst bound Sec6p; SNAP-25 homolog; GO_component: GO:0031201 - SNARE complex [Evidence IDA] [PMID 9195974]; GO_component: GO:0019897 - extrinsic component of plasma membrane [Evidence IDA] [PMID 7954793]; GO_function: GO:0005484 - SNAP receptor activity [Evidence IDA] [PMID 16339720]; GO_function: GO:0005484 - SNAP receptor activity [Evidence ISS] [PMID 7954793]; GO_process: GO:0006893 - Golgi to plasma membrane transport [Evidence TAS] [PMID 10047442]; GO_process: GO:0006887 - exocytosis [Evidence IGI] [PMID 12913108]; GO_process: GO:0015031 - protein transport [Evidence IEA]; GO_process: GO:0006810 - transport [Evidence IEA]; GO_process: GO:0006906 - vesicle fusion [Evidence IDA] [PMID 11001046]) produces MKKLFGKKDKEMTPEQHREFLESHGITVSGGNKRATKFDQFSAYAQKVTQSRNTPLGPNSFKNAENSDPAFTSETGGSHSSNPYATGSSSSNPYANASVNYNKSVPSGTGNAAQRPYGGNYGNYGNNRQNNSAPVLDSKSQYGTASTSQSSSPYASAETSYSNRFGAGNGAPLTRTETTDTTAEARAKLFQGASTQAGAFAGRSSMGNSNSAAKKPISAEDELFELPSELDQNAPPSQNGYGQEQQQELDSEDEDVEAIKGQIRFTKKESVQSTRNALRMAAEAEESGRNTLGMLGSQGERIANTERTLALAETQNKIAEEKARELKIANRPLYVPHMSNPFNAKRRLQEQEAKIKAEHMFEQRNREGRRQMAYDSQQRIIKGLNGDNMSETAQKYRNQKFASSAERQKYQFEGDSEDEDLENEIDSNLDGLSSAASRLNKLALATNEEITRQNERLDRIADQTDMLDVNVHLNTSRLQNIK; encoded by the coding sequence atgaagaaactgTTTGGAAAAAAGGATAAGGAGATGACTCCTGAGCAACATCGGGAGTTTCTTGAATCTCATGGAATCACGGTTAGTGGCGGAAACAAGCGTGCTACCAAGTTTGATCAGTTCAGCGCCTATGCTCAGAAAGTAACTCAATCAAGAAACACGCCCCTGGGCCCTAATAGTTTTAAGAATGCTGAAAACAGTGATCCTGCCTTTACGTCTGAAACTGGTGGAAGTCACTCGTCAAACCCTTATGCTACAGGTTCCTCGTCATCAAACCCCTATGCCAATGCCAGTGTTAATTACAACAAATCAGTGCCTAGTGGGACTGGCAATGCTGCCCAACGACCATATGGTGGAAACTATGGAAACTACGGAAATAACAGGCAAAATAATTCGGCACCAGTTTTGGACTCCAAGTCTCAATATGGAACTGCTTCCACATCtcaatcttcttctccttaCGCATCAGCCGAGACGTCATATTCCAATCGATTTGGAGCTGGGAATGGTGCACCCTTAACTCGAACAGAGACCACAGACACGACGGCCGAGGCGAGAGCTAAATTATTCCAAGGAGCTTCTACCCAGGCTGGTGCTTTTGCTGGTAGATCATCTATGGGAAATAGTAACAGTGCTGCCAAAAAGCCAATTTCGGCGGAAGATGAACTTTTCGAGCTCCCGAGTGAACTGGATCAAAACGCTCCTCCTTCTCAAAATGGTTATGGCcaagaacaacagcaggagcTTGActctgaagatgaggatgtAGAAGCTATCAAGGGTCAAATTAGATTCACAAAAAAGGAGTCTGTTCAATCCACTCGAAATGCATTAAGAATGGCGGCTGAGGCAGAAGAAAGTGGCCGGAACACTCTTGGAATGCTAGGTTCTCAGGGTGAGCGTATAGCTAATACTGAGCGTACTTTGGCACTGGCCGAGACCCAAAACAAAATTGCTGAAGAGAAAGCCAGGGAGTTAAAAATTGCCAACAGACCATTATATGTACCACACATGTCGAATCCATTCAACGCAAAACGTAGGTTACAAGAACAGGAAGCCAAAATTAAGGCTGAGCACATGTTTGAGCAGAGAAATAGGGAAGGCCGCCGGCAGATGGCCTATGATTCCCAGCAGCGCATCATAAAAGGTCTCAATGGCGACAACATGAGTGAGACTGCTCAGAAATATAGAAATCAGAAATTCGCCAGTAGTGCGGAGAGACAGAAATACCAGTTTGAGGGTGActctgaagatgaggatcTAGAAAATGAGATCGACTCTAACCTTGATGGGTTAAGTTCTGCCGCTAGCCGTCTAAACAAGCTAGCTCTGGCTACCAATGAAGAAATAACCAGACAGAACGAACGTCTTGATAGAATCGCTGATCAAACGGATATGCTCGATGTAAATGTTCATTTGAACACATCGAGATTACAGAACATCAAATAA
- the DPH6 gene encoding Dph6p (Diphthamide synthetase; catalyzes the last amidation step of diphthamide biosynthesis using ammonium and ATP; evolutionarily conserved in eukaryotes; dph6 mutants exhibit diphthine accumulation and resistance to sordarin, which is indicative of defects in diphthamide formation on EF2; green fluorescent protein (GFP)-tagged protein localizes to the cytoplasm; DPH6/YLR143W is not an essential gene; GO_component: GO:0005737 - cytoplasm [Evidence IEA,IEA]; GO_component: GO:0005737 - cytoplasm [Evidence IDA] [PMID 14562095]; GO_function: GO:0005524 - ATP binding [Evidence IEA]; GO_function: GO:0017178 - diphthine-ammonia ligase activity [Evidence IEA]; GO_function: GO:0017178 - diphthine-ammonia ligase activity [Evidence IDA,IMP] [PMID 23169644]; GO_function: GO:0016874 - ligase activity [Evidence IEA]; GO_function: GO:0000166 - nucleotide binding [Evidence IEA]; GO_process: GO:0017183 - peptidyl-diphthamide biosynthetic process from peptidyl-histidine [Evidence IEA]; GO_process: GO:0017183 - peptidyl-diphthamide biosynthetic process from peptidyl-histidine [Evidence IDA,IMP] [PMID 23169644]; GO_process: GO:0017183 - peptidyl-diphthamide biosynthetic process from peptidyl-histidine [Evidence IMP] [PMID 23468660]): MKFVGLVSGGKDSCFNILHCINLGHELVALANLYPPADHRSDELDSFMYQTVGFHAVELYGEALGVPLYRSPILGKSIAQGLDYSETANDESEDLYLLLQKVKSAHPDVQGVSVGAILSTYQRTRVENVCSRLGLVSLAFLWQRSQAELLDEIIDSGVDARIIKTAGIGLNKTHLGKSLAEMRGELIKLNKIYGLHLCGEGGEYETLVFNAPIFRKKLVIVDTTIVDHSSDDVSYLRLRVVLEPKSVEERAQEAKYITTTPPLFETKFQDYYEEIFEDASRISEAPELGVRERTRVIEEVVIDTRNLLSVSNITSNSNTLEGEVEDVFTHLISTLKDKDLSIDSVVFVSLLISDMSKFQDINRLYNRYFVKPNPPARFCIQTTIPGNRQVQLSAIAVRHGKRDGLHVQGQSYWAPANIGPYSQAISSNGLTYLAGQIGLTPATMTLVTEPLQELVLSLQNISRVQEATCSDPAYGVAFVSHFDSSSAGLVEKLWDTYVESSSFASLSKPALLVAGVPGLPRNASYELTCLGIEKAYHIQYVNEHDELDSDDDSAKGKHEPLFVWPQEYSEATVLGITRFGHKTTITTASDSPKDLTEVAKESTYGTLISATVYSTIHSAADIEFPCEIIPTTWLNYRGKPVSIGAVFLFSH, translated from the coding sequence ATGAAATTTGTAGGCCTTGTATCGGGCGGTAAAGATTCATGCTTTAATATATTACATTGCATAAACCTTGGCCACGAGCTAGTTGCTTTAGCTAACTTGTATCCACCAGCAGATCATAGATCCGATGAACTGGATAGTTTCATGTATCAGACTGTTGGCTTCCATGCTGTAGAGTTGTACGGTGAAGCCCTTGGGGTCCCCCTTTACAGAAGTCCAATCTTAGGCAAATCAATCGCTCAAGGCTTAGATTACTCAGAAACTGCTAATGATGAATCTGAAGACCTATATCTTCTACtccaaaaagtaaaaaGTGCCCATCCTGATGTTCAGGGTGTGTCCGTCGGGGCAATTTTATCAACGTATCAAAGGACCCGAGTGGAAAATGTCTGTAGCAGACTGGGTTTAGTTAGCCTTGCTTTTCTATGGCAGAGATCGCAAGCAGAGCTATTAGATGAGATTATTGATTCTGGAGTAGATGCAAGAATCATCAAAACTGCTGGAATCGGATTAAACAAAACCCATTTGGGTAAGAGCTTGGCAGAAATGAGAGGAGAGCTAATTAAATTGAATAAGATTTATGGACTACATTTGTGTGGTGAGGGTGGAGAGTATGAAACTCTAGTTTTCAATGCTCCTATTTTTCGAAAGAAACTAGTCATTGTTGATACAACGATAGTGGACCATTCCAGCGATGATGTCAGCTACTTGAGGTTAAGAGTGGTGTTAGAACCCAAATCGGTAGAAGAAAGGGCACAAGAAGCTAAGTACATAACGACGACACCTCCATTATTCGaaacaaaatttcaagacTATTACGAGGAAATTTTTGAGGATGCAAGTCGTATTTCGGAAGCGCCAGAATTGGGAGTTAGAGAGAGAACCAGGGTAATAGAAGAGGTAGTTATCGATACCCGAAACCTGCTCTCTGTATCCAATATCACATCTAATAGCAATACACTAGAAGGAGAGGTTGAAGATGTCTTCACTCACCTGATTTCTACTCTAAAGGACAAGGACCTTTCTATTGATAGTGTAGTCTTTGTATCACTACTGATCAGTGATATGAGCAAATTTCAGGATATCAACAGATTATATAATCGATACTTTGTCAAACCAAATCCTCCAGCGAGATTTTGCATACAGACCACTATACCCGGTAACAGACAGGTCCAACTATCAGCTATTGCAGTTCGACATGGCAAAAGAGATGGACTACATGTTCAGGGACAGAGCTATTGGGCGCCTGCAAATATTGGGCCCTATTCACAAGCAATTAGTAGTAATGGATTGACTTATCTTGCTGGGCAGATTGGTCTTACTCCGGCTACTATGACCCTAGTGACGGAGCCTTTACAAGAGCTAGTCTTGAGTCTGCAAAACATTAGTCGAGTTCAAGAGGCAACATGTAGTGATCCAGCATATGGTGTAGCATTCGTTTCGCATTTTGATTCAAGCTCTGCTGGCTTGGTAGAGAAACTATGGGATACCTATGTTGAGAGCTCGAGTTTTGCTTCTTTAAGCAAACCAGCGCTGCTGGTGGCCGGCGTTCCTGGGCTTCCTCGGAATGCATCATATGAGTTGACTTGTTTAGGAATTGAGAAGGCTTATCATATTCAATATGTTAATGAGCATGATGAGTTAGATAGTGATGATGACAGTGCCAAAGGTAAACATGAGCCTTTGTTTGTATGGCCCCAAGAGTATTCTGAGGCGACAGTCTTGGGCATAACTAGATTTGGTCACAAAACCACCATCACAACCGCATCAGACTCACCAAAGGATTTGACGGAAGTAGCCAAAGAATCCACATATGGAACATTAATATCTGCAACTGTCTATTCGACGATCCACTCAGCAGCGGATATCGAATTTCCATGTGAAATAATCCCCACTACATGGCTTAATTATCGTGGAAAGCCTGTTTCAATCGGGGCTGTGTTCCTTTTTAGCCATTAA
- the RIB4 gene encoding lumazine synthase RIB4 (Lumazine synthase (DMRL synthase); catalyzes synthesis of immediate precursor to riboflavin; DMRL synthase stands for 6,7-dimethyl-8-ribityllumazine synthase; GO_component: GO:0005737 - cytoplasm [Evidence IDA] [PMID 14562095]; GO_component: GO:0005758 - mitochondrial intermembrane space [Evidence IEA]; GO_component: GO:0005758 - mitochondrial intermembrane space [Evidence IDA] [PMID 22984289]; GO_component: GO:0005739 - mitochondrion [Evidence IEA]; GO_component: GO:0005634 - nucleus [Evidence IDA] [PMID 14562095]; GO_component: GO:0009349 - riboflavin synthase complex [Evidence IEA]; GO_function: GO:0000906 - 6,7-dimethyl-8-ribityllumazine synthase activity [Evidence IGI,ISS] [PMID 7559556]; GO_function: GO:0016740 - transferase activity [Evidence IEA]; GO_process: GO:0009231 - riboflavin biosynthetic process [Evidence IEA,IEA,IEA]; GO_process: GO:0009231 - riboflavin biosynthetic process [Evidence IMP] [PMID 5366000]; GO_process: GO:0009231 - riboflavin biosynthetic process [Evidence IMP] [PMID 7559556]), protein MHFEYIADAVSHGLMRLQDEINTPVIFGLLTCLTEEQALARAGLTPTGHNHGSDWGAAAVEMGFKHKSTK, encoded by the coding sequence ATGCACTTTGAGTACATTGCTGACGCAGTTTCTCATGGCCTTATGAGATTACAAGACGAAATTAACACTCCTGTCATTTTTGGTCTTTTAACCTGTCTCACTGAGGAGCAAGCCCTTGCACGTGCTGGTCTGACGCCTACTGGCCACAACCACGGCTCTGATtggggtgctgctgccgttgAAATGGGGTTCAAACATAAATCTACTAAATAA
- the NOP8 gene encoding Nop8p (Nucleolar protein required for 60S ribosomal subunit biogenesis; GO_component: GO:0005730 - nucleolus [Evidence IEA]; GO_component: GO:0005730 - nucleolus [Evidence IDA] [PMID 9891085]; GO_component: GO:0005634 - nucleus [Evidence IEA]; GO_function: GO:0003723 - RNA binding [Evidence IEA]; GO_function: GO:0003674 - molecular_function [Evidence ND]; GO_function: GO:0003676 - nucleic acid binding [Evidence IEA]; GO_function: GO:0000166 - nucleotide binding [Evidence IEA]; GO_process: GO:0000463 - maturation of LSU-rRNA from tricistronic rRNA transcript (SSU-rRNA, 5.8S rRNA, LSU-rRNA) [Evidence IMP] [PMID 9891085]; GO_process: GO:0042273 - ribosomal large subunit biogenesis [Evidence IMP] [PMID 9891085]; GO_process: GO:0042254 - ribosome biogenesis [Evidence IEA]), producing MTSNNSIGEGDNNTGSEIMDVASHIRIHIGSISQSLANKIDKFETRIQKYGEVIKPLELHKKPALDTYFAFITLNATPSQLNSFKKAFNGAKFMGSTLSVGVAKQDYTERLEQERKEQERIDSISLLSHDQLKRLYSRQRPQLNFRDHVIHGRERTTKRKNLRYATYRITKFNKEGKKVTVQLRCKKTKLWGFQKDKTLDALVYRYTNGQWKDGNGDTIEVTNIRLPRSIMTSNTSLLDNEEDEDAKEDREKNLKIFEQMFGDGMDFVPKPMKYNDDDEDEEEPADDQSKASTTETDESDFEDLIASQEAFGNEPEHTQESSKFQSGPAKEVATADDEEVLPTEGTTTSALRSLFNPSQDNTGFSLFGGDDDENEGDETEDIIMHDPVETTVVRSAAMMAPVPLAPLNERARGLFFAHSDSPFLHSQSQVAQLKSSTFNGAAWEEEFWSKRGEWNRELRRHRRDVLRQLKKKNQGKRAIL from the coding sequence ATGACATCCAACAATAGTATTGGTGAAGGTGACAACAACACAGGATCCGAAATTATGGACGTTGCTTCTCACATACGGATCCACATAGGTTCAATATCACAGTCCCTAGCGAATAAGATTGACAAGTTTGAAACCAGGATACAGAAGTATGGCGAAGTAATAAAGCCTCTTGAACTACATAAGAAGCCTGCCCTCGACACTTATTTTGCATTCATAACTCTGAATGCAACTCCGTCTCAATTAAACTCATTCAAGAAAGCATTCAACGGAGCTAAATTTATGGGCTCCACCTTAAGTGTGGGAGTAGCTAAACAAGATTATACGGAACGCTTAGAGCAAGAGcgaaaagaacaagaaagaaTAGATTCTATAAGTCTCCTGAGTCATGATCAGCTGAAGAGACTGTATAGCCGACAAAGGCCACAATTAAACTTTCGAGACCATGTTATACATGGTAGAGAGAGGACTACGAAGCGAAAGAACCTTCGATATGCCACTTATCGAATAACAAAATTTAATAAGGAGGGAAAGAAAGTAACTGTTCAACTGAGGTGtaaaaaaaccaaactaTGGGGTTTTCAAAAAGACAAGACGTTAGATGCATTGGTTTATAGATACACAAATGGCCAATGGAAGGACGGCAATGGTGATACTATCGAAGTGACAAACATCCGCCTACCGAGAAGTATAATGACTAGTAATACATCATTGCTTGACAACGAAGAGGACGAAGATGCAAAAGAAGATAGAGAAAAGAATCTCAAGATTTTTGAACAAATGTTTGGAGATGGGATGGACTTTGTACCCAAGCCAATGAAGTacaatgatgatgatgaagatgaggaggagCCTGCTGACGATCAATCGAAAGCTTCTACTACAGAGACAGACGAGTCTGATTTTGAAGATTTAATTGCTTCTCAAGAGGCTTTCGGGAATGAACCAGAACATACCCAAGAGTCATCTAAATTTCAATCAGGGCCAGCAAAAGAAGTTGCCACAGccgacgatgaagaagtttTGCCTACTGAAGGCACGACAACTTCAGCTTTAAGATCGTTATTTAATCCTAGCCAGGACAATACTGGATTTAGTCTTTTCGGTggtgacgacgacgaaaaTGAAGGTGATGAAACCGAGGACATAATTATGCATGATCCTGTTGAAACGACGGTTGTTCGAAGTGCAGCGATGATGGCTCCTGTACCTCTGGCTCCCCTTAACGAGCGTGCTCGGGGTCTTTTCTTTGCTCATTCAGATTCTCCATTTTTACACTCCCAATCGCAAGTTGCACAGCTCAAATCATCCACTTTTAATGGAGCCGCCTGGGAAGAGGAATTCTGGTCTAAACGTGGAGAGTGGAATAGAGAATTACGTCGTCACCGTCGTGACGTACTCCGtcaactgaagaagaagaatcaggGGAAACGGGCGATTTTGTAA